A stretch of Telopea speciosissima isolate NSW1024214 ecotype Mountain lineage chromosome 11, Tspe_v1, whole genome shotgun sequence DNA encodes these proteins:
- the LOC122645774 gene encoding phytoene synthase 2, chloroplastic-like isoform X2: MSATLLWVVTTNTDFSNCIGFVGSIREGGRFHDSRSITRALGLRAGGRLKGKKSKWNSCSLNSDFKYSCLGGSESTGNFPVLSSLIANPAGEIAVSSEQKVYDVVLKQAALVNEQLRSKQALDVKPDMVVPGTLSLLNEAYDRCGEVCAEYAKTFYLGTLLMTPERRKAIWAIYVWCRRTDELVDGPNASHITPTALDRWESRLEDLFAGRPFDMMDAALSDTVAKFPVDIQPFKDMIEGMRMDLKKSRYENFDELYLYCYYVAGTVGLMSVPVMGIAPESQATTESVYNAALALGIANQLTNILRDVGEDSRRGRIYLPQDELAQAGLSEEDIFAGRVTDKWRNFMKKQIKRARMFFDEAEKGVTELSSASRWPVRANVLKISKSYNFFEIQSQ, encoded by the exons ATGTCTGCTACTCTGTTATGGGTTGTCACAACCAACACAGACTTCTCTAACTGCATTGGGTTTGTGGGGTCAATAAGAGAGGGAGGCCGGTTTCATGATTCAAGGTCCATAACTAGAGCTCTGGGGTTAAGGGCTGGTGGGAGACTAAAAGGCAAGAAATCAAAATGGAATTCTTGCTCTCTCAATTCAGATTTTAAGTATTCTTGTCTGGGTGGGTCAGAGAGCACTGGGAACTTCCCTGTTCTCTCTAGCTTGATTGCAAACCCTGCTGGAGAAATTGCAGTCTCTTCAGAGCAAAAGGTTTATGATGTGGTACTTAAGCAGGCAGCTTTGGTTAACGAGCAGTTGCGGTCTAAACAGGCCCTCGATGTGAAACCAGACATGGTTGTTCCGGGGACTCTGAGCTTGTTGAATGAAGCTTATGATCGATGTGGTGAAGTTTGTGCCGAGTATGCCAAGACATTTTACTTGG GGACTCTGCTTATGACACCTGAGAGGCGAAAAGCTATCTGGGCTATCTATG TGTGGTGCAGGAGGACAGATGAACTTGTTGATGGGCCCAATGCTTCGCATATAACACCTACTGCTTTGGACAGGTGGGAATCAAGATTGGAGGATCTTTTTGCTGGTCGTCCATTTGATATGATGGATGCAGCTTTGTCGGATACAGTTGCAAAATTTCCTGTTGACATTCAG CCATTCAAAGACATGATTGAAGGAATGAGGATGGACCTCAAGAAGTCCAGATACGAGAACTTTGATGAACTCTATCTCTACTGTTACTATGTAGCTGGGACTGTTGGATTAATGAGTGTCCCAGTTATGGGCATTGCTCCTGAGTCACAGGCAACAACAGAGAGCGTGTACAATGCTGCCTTGGCATTAGGAATTGCAAATCAGCTAACCAACATACTCAGGGATGTTGGAGAAGA TTCAAGAAGAGGGAGAATTTATCTACCACAAGATGAGCTAGCACAGGCAGGGCTTTCGGAAGAGGACATATTTGCAGGGAGGGTAACAGACAAATGGAGGAATTTCATGAAGAAACAAATCAAGAGGGCAAGGATGTTCTTTGATGAAGCAGAGAAGGGAGTTACAGAGCTCAGTTCTGCAAGTAGATGGCCGGTAAGAGCGAATGTTTTGAAAATATCAAAATCTTACAATTTCTTTGA AATACAATCGCAATGA
- the LOC122645774 gene encoding phytoene synthase 2, chloroplastic-like isoform X1 produces the protein MSATLLWVVTTNTDFSNCIGFVGSIREGGRFHDSRSITRALGLRAGGRLKGKKSKWNSCSLNSDFKYSCLGGSESTGNFPVLSSLIANPAGEIAVSSEQKVYDVVLKQAALVNEQLRSKQALDVKPDMVVPGTLSLLNEAYDRCGEVCAEYAKTFYLGTLLMTPERRKAIWAIYVWCRRTDELVDGPNASHITPTALDRWESRLEDLFAGRPFDMMDAALSDTVAKFPVDIQPFKDMIEGMRMDLKKSRYENFDELYLYCYYVAGTVGLMSVPVMGIAPESQATTESVYNAALALGIANQLTNILRDVGEDSRRGRIYLPQDELAQAGLSEEDIFAGRVTDKWRNFMKKQIKRARMFFDEAEKGVTELSSASRWPVWASLLLYCKILDEIEANDYDNFTKRAFVSKAKKILALPAAYTRSLARPSKAPSELVKA, from the exons ATGTCTGCTACTCTGTTATGGGTTGTCACAACCAACACAGACTTCTCTAACTGCATTGGGTTTGTGGGGTCAATAAGAGAGGGAGGCCGGTTTCATGATTCAAGGTCCATAACTAGAGCTCTGGGGTTAAGGGCTGGTGGGAGACTAAAAGGCAAGAAATCAAAATGGAATTCTTGCTCTCTCAATTCAGATTTTAAGTATTCTTGTCTGGGTGGGTCAGAGAGCACTGGGAACTTCCCTGTTCTCTCTAGCTTGATTGCAAACCCTGCTGGAGAAATTGCAGTCTCTTCAGAGCAAAAGGTTTATGATGTGGTACTTAAGCAGGCAGCTTTGGTTAACGAGCAGTTGCGGTCTAAACAGGCCCTCGATGTGAAACCAGACATGGTTGTTCCGGGGACTCTGAGCTTGTTGAATGAAGCTTATGATCGATGTGGTGAAGTTTGTGCCGAGTATGCCAAGACATTTTACTTGG GGACTCTGCTTATGACACCTGAGAGGCGAAAAGCTATCTGGGCTATCTATG TGTGGTGCAGGAGGACAGATGAACTTGTTGATGGGCCCAATGCTTCGCATATAACACCTACTGCTTTGGACAGGTGGGAATCAAGATTGGAGGATCTTTTTGCTGGTCGTCCATTTGATATGATGGATGCAGCTTTGTCGGATACAGTTGCAAAATTTCCTGTTGACATTCAG CCATTCAAAGACATGATTGAAGGAATGAGGATGGACCTCAAGAAGTCCAGATACGAGAACTTTGATGAACTCTATCTCTACTGTTACTATGTAGCTGGGACTGTTGGATTAATGAGTGTCCCAGTTATGGGCATTGCTCCTGAGTCACAGGCAACAACAGAGAGCGTGTACAATGCTGCCTTGGCATTAGGAATTGCAAATCAGCTAACCAACATACTCAGGGATGTTGGAGAAGA TTCAAGAAGAGGGAGAATTTATCTACCACAAGATGAGCTAGCACAGGCAGGGCTTTCGGAAGAGGACATATTTGCAGGGAGGGTAACAGACAAATGGAGGAATTTCATGAAGAAACAAATCAAGAGGGCAAGGATGTTCTTTGATGAAGCAGAGAAGGGAGTTACAGAGCTCAGTTCTGCAAGTAGATGGCCG GTGTGGGCTTCTTTGCTGTTGTACTGTAAAATACTGGATGAAATTGAAGCTAATGACTATGATAACTTCACCAAGAGGGCGTTTGTTAGCAAAGCTAAGAAGATCTTGGCTTTGCCTGCGGCATATACCAGATCGCTTGCTCGCCCGTCGAAAGCTCCATCGGAGCTGGTAAAAGCCTGA